AACAGTAGCTATGTTGTGCAGTTAAAAGCGCTAGTCGAAAAAATGCGTAGCTCTGATTTAGAACAAATCTCGTTCAAAGAGTTTTATTTTCTTGACAACGAGTTTCATCGCGTTCTTATTTCATCTTTGGAAGACAACTACTTAATCAATCTCAATGATTCCAAAAAAGGCTTTCCAGATCGTCCAGAAATACACTTGATAGAAAACTTCATCAGCAAATTAGACATTCTTCAGGCTCATCAAAGGATTTTGGACGCTATTTGCTCCGGAGATCCTGCTGAAGCTTTTCTGGCTATGTTGTCACACGCGGATATTTTATTACGTTGCTATAAATCTAATAAAAACACTATAGTTTCGATCACGAATGAATATGCCACGGACATTTGAATTACGCCTTAGTCTACGCATCTTCTTATGTTGTGATTTAGCAGTTAATAGCCCTTGCGTTCTTATTGATTGAATGCAAGGGCTACTGTTTCATTTATCGTTAATCATGGAACTTTAAGTTTTGTTATTGAAATCTCTTGGCTTTTCAAATCATAATTAAGTGGTTAAAAAACCTTAGGCTATTTCCAGTTTCTAGTGCTTGTTTTTCGAAAATTAATATCCATACTTAAATTTATAAGAGTTTTGATCCATACCCATCATTTACGGATAACGTAATTTGATGCATATTTTTTGGAGGAGATGTTTGTGAAGATTACCAGACACGTTTGTCCCCTTAATTGTTATGATACTTGCAGTATATTAGCGCATGTAGACAATGACCGGCTTATTAAGGTGTCCGGTGATCCCCTTCAGTCTTATACACTCGGCACGCTTTGTTCAAAAGGTTATAGCTTAACTGAGCATACTTATCATCCTGATAGAATTCTCTATCCTTTACGGCAAAGTTCCCGTGGTTCGGAAAATTGGAAGAGGATAACGTGGGAAGAGGCTTTACAAGAGATATCTGGGAAGATTCTCGAGATTTACCAGAAGGATAGCAATCTTTTACCTCTAGCACTATTGGATGGGAAGGCCAATACAGGAGTGTTAGCTCGTTCTCTATCGCATATGCTGTCTTCGATAAGTCCGATTACCCAAATTGAAAATCCGCATAGCGGGGGGGCAGTATTAGATGCCCAATTACTGGATTTTGGCGGGTATAGTCAAAAGGATCCCGAAGATATGAAAAAGGCAGACCTGATTGTTCTCTGGGGTGTAAACCCTGCCTCAACTGCAATTCATCAAATGAGAATTCTACAGCAAGCGCGAAATCGGGGAACGAAAGTTATCCTTATTGATGTGTTTCCTTCAGTAACAGCGGACAAAGTTGACAAAGCGATTTTCGTCAAACCAGGTGGTGATGGTGCGCTTGCCTTGGCTATCTTACGTGAATTGATGTTAAAAAGCAGTCTAAACTATCATTTTCTCTTTCGTGAATCGGAAGGATGGGAAAATTTACGGGACTGGCTTTTGGAAACCGATCCAGAACAAATGCGTAATGTGGCTGGAATTTCTGGTGAAGTAATTACGTATTTGGCAAACGAAATACGCCGTTGTTCGACAACTGTATTTTGGATTGGTAAAGGGTTACAAAAGTATACCAATAGCGGACAAAATATTCGCGCAATACATGCACTTGCTGTTGCTGGTGGGCTTATGAAAGATTGCGGAGGGGGAATTTACACCTCACATTCCGTGGATTTTTTGTTTAATGATATATGGGGCTCAGATTTAATAAATAATCGGAAGATGAATTTCTCTTCATTCATGCTTCATCATAAGGCCCTTGACCCCGGCATCCGAATGCTTTGGGTCACGCAAAGCAATCCGTTGGTCCAAGGAACTGAGCTTCAGGCTTTTCGGAAGATGATGAGCAGTCTGGATTTGATTGTAACAACAGAACATTTCCTTACTCCGACAGCACGCTATAGTGACATTGTCCTTCCGGCTGCAACATTATTTGAGATGGAAGATATTATAGCAGGAGGCTGGCACCAGTGGCTTGGTTTGAACGAACAAGCGATTACACCATTGGGAGAGGTACGTTCTGAGTTGGAAATTGCCCAAGCACTATCACGGGTTCTAAATAAAGCGTTCCCTGGAGTTTGTCCGTTTCCGGCAGATCGTGCAATATCAGATTGGCTTCGCCTGGCAGTTCCCCCGCAATTATGCCGGCAATTGGGAATTGACACCTATAAAGAATTAAAAAATGGCCCCCAAAAAATTCCGCTAAAGAAGTTAGCAGATAATTCTCAACTACAAAGAAAGTATAGATTCGTCGTCCCCGAAGCGATGGAACTTGGTTGTCCGGAAATACCGAGTATAATAGCACCGGTATCCCCACCGGAAAGTTATCCATATCGTCTTATCTGTGTGCGCCAAGCGGATCGCCTTAATTCTCAATTTGGAAATTTAAGTTGGTTACTTGAAGGACAAGTAAGAGATGAAATTATTTTGAACAAGGAATTGGCTGGATTAAAGAAAATTGTTTCCGGGGATCAGGTATCCGTTTATAACCAATGGGGCGAAATTACGTTAAAAGCCAAAGTGAGCCAAGAGTTTCCTGATAATATTGTTGTTTGTTCGGCCAGGCAGGATTTAAACGTAAAAAGCATAAACAACCTAATAGGCGGACGTGAAACCGATATGGGGAAAGCTACCAATGGAGTTTTTGATATGGCCTTCCATGAGACATTTGTAAATATTGTTCGCAGTTAGCAAATATTGTTCATTGTTAGTAACAAAGTACAAACTTTTTATAAAAAAATTATACTAAACTACAACTTGATAAAAATATGAGATAAGCAATAAAGCGAAAATGAACAAATGAGT
This Desulfosporosinus orientis DSM 765 DNA region includes the following protein-coding sequences:
- a CDS encoding GntR family transcriptional regulator; its protein translation is MNLLKDEAYVYINELINEGKIKYGEIYFINNIAAELNMSRTPVREAIHKLSDENRIDILPSRGFRMHYLTEDEILQLYHFSSAIEGYCAARLAETYKSQGNSSYVVQLKALVEKMRSSDLEQISFKEFYFLDNEFHRVLISSLEDNYLINLNDSKKGFPDRPEIHLIENFISKLDILQAHQRILDAICSGDPAEAFLAMLSHADILLRCYKSNKNTIVSITNEYATDI
- a CDS encoding molybdopterin-dependent oxidoreductase is translated as MFVKITRHVCPLNCYDTCSILAHVDNDRLIKVSGDPLQSYTLGTLCSKGYSLTEHTYHPDRILYPLRQSSRGSENWKRITWEEALQEISGKILEIYQKDSNLLPLALLDGKANTGVLARSLSHMLSSISPITQIENPHSGGAVLDAQLLDFGGYSQKDPEDMKKADLIVLWGVNPASTAIHQMRILQQARNRGTKVILIDVFPSVTADKVDKAIFVKPGGDGALALAILRELMLKSSLNYHFLFRESEGWENLRDWLLETDPEQMRNVAGISGEVITYLANEIRRCSTTVFWIGKGLQKYTNSGQNIRAIHALAVAGGLMKDCGGGIYTSHSVDFLFNDIWGSDLINNRKMNFSSFMLHHKALDPGIRMLWVTQSNPLVQGTELQAFRKMMSSLDLIVTTEHFLTPTARYSDIVLPAATLFEMEDIIAGGWHQWLGLNEQAITPLGEVRSELEIAQALSRVLNKAFPGVCPFPADRAISDWLRLAVPPQLCRQLGIDTYKELKNGPQKIPLKKLADNSQLQRKYRFVVPEAMELGCPEIPSIIAPVSPPESYPYRLICVRQADRLNSQFGNLSWLLEGQVRDEIILNKELAGLKKIVSGDQVSVYNQWGEITLKAKVSQEFPDNIVVCSARQDLNVKSINNLIGGRETDMGKATNGVFDMAFHETFVNIVRS